A genomic region of Leptospira mtsangambouensis contains the following coding sequences:
- the clpS gene encoding ATP-dependent Clp protease adapter ClpS: MSDPKRKSYTDMNVELLEREKQKKKLKKPDRYKVILINDDYTPQEFVVYVLANVFRKSMEESRQIMWKAHTSGSAVCGVYSLDIARTKVAEVHKLADDAGHPLQCQLAKEEDE; this comes from the coding sequence GTGTCAGATCCAAAACGCAAATCTTATACCGATATGAACGTGGAACTTCTCGAAAGAGAAAAACAGAAAAAGAAATTAAAAAAACCTGACCGGTATAAAGTGATTCTCATCAACGATGACTACACCCCGCAGGAATTTGTGGTATATGTACTTGCCAATGTCTTTCGGAAATCTATGGAAGAATCTCGTCAAATAATGTGGAAGGCTCATACTTCTGGGTCAGCCGTTTGCGGGGTGTATTCTTTGGACATTGCAAGAACAAAGGTAGCAGAAGTACATAAACTTGCGGACGACGCAGGACATCCATTACAATGCCAATTGGCAAAAGAGGAGGACGAATGA